In Maridesulfovibrio sp., the following proteins share a genomic window:
- a CDS encoding ABC transporter ATP-binding protein has protein sequence MYKTILAILTPAQKKGLVSLVVVSIVISCIETVGISAILPFITLANDFNLAQSNEYYAYAYNLLGFGSEKEFVVIFGLALVSFYLVRGLINLGYIYLIQNYAQGVFHSLSTKLFSNYMHIKYQDMLKRNTSDLTKNLVSEAQYAGGYYYSLLLFISEIFVASFLYATLLFVDYKITLAITLFLGCMVLFLVKTVSAMIKKEGLKRNEYQHVFYRIINESFGNLKFIKLLSSEEQSIKGLDDAGKGFARAMVMNATYNTVPRLSLECIGFSLLIAAIVCAIHYNMQVQQIIPILSLYALAMYRLLPSVNRMLSSFNNMLYYNKTLELIHADYQIDTHKLGSGPLEFEKEISLRKLGFKYGEGEEEVLTNIELTIPKGEKTALIGESGAGKSTLADIIIGMYTSFSGEFKVDGTTLTEKNMLSWRKKIGYIPQSIYLFDSTVAENVVFGREYNEIALKDALDKAELTPFLEKNQGLETPVGEDGSHLSGGQKQRIAIARALYGNPDLLVLDEATSALDKDTEERIMQHIFKVSEGRTLLIIAHRLSTIERCDKVYKIEDRGISLVEDKTASKVKRRI, from the coding sequence ATGTACAAAACAATTCTGGCTATACTGACTCCGGCACAAAAAAAAGGGCTTGTATCCCTTGTAGTTGTGTCCATAGTCATTTCATGCATAGAAACGGTCGGTATTTCGGCCATTCTGCCGTTCATTACTCTGGCCAACGATTTCAATCTGGCCCAAAGCAATGAATACTACGCATATGCCTACAATCTGCTCGGATTCGGCAGCGAGAAAGAATTTGTTGTCATTTTCGGGCTGGCACTGGTCTCTTTCTACCTTGTCAGAGGGCTTATAAATCTGGGCTACATATACCTGATCCAGAACTACGCCCAAGGAGTTTTCCACAGCCTTTCCACAAAGCTGTTCTCCAACTACATGCATATCAAATATCAGGATATGTTGAAGAGAAACACTTCCGACCTGACCAAGAACCTCGTTTCCGAGGCCCAGTATGCTGGCGGCTATTACTATTCGCTGCTGCTGTTCATCTCCGAGATATTTGTCGCCAGCTTCCTGTATGCCACCCTGCTCTTCGTGGACTACAAAATCACGCTGGCCATTACCCTTTTTTTGGGCTGCATGGTGCTCTTTCTGGTCAAGACTGTTTCAGCAATGATCAAGAAAGAAGGACTTAAGCGCAACGAATATCAGCATGTTTTCTACAGGATAATAAACGAATCTTTCGGGAATCTTAAATTCATCAAACTGCTATCCAGCGAAGAACAGTCCATCAAAGGACTTGATGATGCCGGGAAAGGTTTTGCCCGGGCCATGGTAATGAACGCCACCTACAATACCGTGCCCCGTCTTTCCCTTGAATGCATTGGCTTCTCGCTGCTGATCGCGGCCATTGTCTGCGCCATCCATTACAATATGCAGGTGCAGCAGATAATCCCCATTCTTTCACTCTACGCACTGGCCATGTACCGCTTACTGCCGTCTGTGAACAGGATGCTCAGCAGCTTCAACAACATGCTCTACTACAATAAAACGCTGGAACTCATCCACGCAGACTACCAGATAGACACCCACAAGCTTGGCTCCGGACCGCTGGAATTTGAAAAAGAAATTTCACTGCGAAAACTCGGCTTCAAGTACGGTGAAGGCGAAGAAGAAGTGCTCACAAACATCGAGCTGACGATTCCCAAAGGCGAGAAAACCGCGCTTATAGGTGAAAGCGGGGCCGGCAAAAGCACTCTTGCGGATATAATTATCGGCATGTACACCTCCTTTTCCGGTGAGTTTAAGGTCGACGGGACAACCTTGACCGAGAAGAACATGCTCAGCTGGAGAAAGAAAATCGGCTACATTCCGCAGTCCATTTACCTTTTTGACTCCACCGTGGCTGAGAACGTTGTCTTCGGGCGCGAGTATAACGAAATCGCGCTTAAGGATGCCCTTGATAAAGCTGAACTGACCCCTTTTCTGGAAAAGAATCAGGGTCTTGAAACCCCGGTAGGCGAGGATGGATCTCACCTTTCAGGGGGACAGAAACAACGCATCGCAATCGCCCGAGCCTTATACGGCAATCCGGACCTGCTTGTTCTTGATGAAGCCACTTCAGCTTTGGACAAGGACACCGAGGAAAGGATTATGCAACATATTTTTAAAGTGAGTGAAGGCAGAACCCTGCTCATTATTGCCCACCGCCTCTCAACCATTGAGCGGTGTGACAAAGTATATAAAATTGAAGACCGAGGCATCAGCCTTGTTGAAGATAAAACAGCCTCAAAGGTTAAGAGGAGAATATAA
- the pseB gene encoding UDP-N-acetylglucosamine 4,6-dehydratase (inverting) has protein sequence MFNGKTILITGGTGSFGHKCTEMILKNYSPKRLIIYSRDEYKQYEMSRRFSDKEFPCMRYFIGDVRDKERLCRAFRGVDFVIHAAAMKQVPASEYNPFEAIKTNVLGAQNIINTAIDAGVKKVIALSTDKAVSPVNLYGATKLCSDKLFVAGNLYAGSGDTKFSVVRYGNVVGSRGSVIPLFLKQRETGTLTITDPRMTRFWTTLEDAVQFVLDGFKKMVGGEIFVQKIPSMKITDLAKAMGPECEQKVIGIRPGEKLHEMMISIDDARNTSEFDGYYVIKPDTGFMTKQADMIGGEPVAENFVYTSDSNVDWVDEEGLIEMVSTLKIDK, from the coding sequence ATGTTTAATGGAAAAACTATTCTGATTACTGGCGGAACAGGCTCTTTCGGTCACAAATGCACTGAAATGATCCTGAAAAATTATTCGCCTAAGAGATTGATCATATATAGTCGTGACGAATACAAACAATATGAAATGTCGCGCAGATTCTCCGATAAAGAATTTCCCTGCATGCGTTACTTCATCGGCGACGTGCGCGACAAAGAAAGACTCTGCCGCGCCTTCCGCGGTGTTGACTTTGTAATCCACGCCGCAGCAATGAAACAAGTGCCTGCTTCCGAGTACAACCCCTTTGAAGCTATCAAAACCAACGTCCTCGGAGCACAGAACATCATCAACACAGCCATCGACGCAGGTGTTAAGAAAGTCATTGCCCTGAGCACCGACAAAGCCGTCAGCCCTGTAAACCTCTATGGCGCGACCAAGCTCTGCTCCGATAAACTTTTCGTAGCCGGTAACCTCTATGCCGGTTCCGGGGATACCAAGTTCAGCGTTGTGCGCTACGGTAATGTTGTGGGCAGCCGCGGCAGTGTTATCCCGCTCTTTCTCAAGCAGCGCGAAACCGGAACACTTACTATCACCGATCCGCGCATGACCCGTTTCTGGACCACTCTTGAAGACGCTGTACAATTTGTTCTGGACGGCTTCAAAAAAATGGTCGGCGGTGAAATTTTCGTTCAGAAAATACCCAGCATGAAGATTACTGACCTTGCTAAAGCCATGGGACCGGAGTGCGAGCAGAAAGTCATCGGTATCCGTCCCGGTGAAAAACTGCATGAAATGATGATTTCCATTGACGATGCCCGCAACACCTCAGAATTCGACGGCTACTACGTTATTAAGCCGGATACCGGATTCATGACCAAGCAGGCGGATATGATCGGCGGCGAACCTGTTGCCGAAAACTTTGTCTACACTTCAGACAGCAACGTCGACTGGGTTGACGAAGAAGGTCTGATCGAAATGGTTTCAACCCTGAAAATAGATAAATAG
- a CDS encoding formyltransferase family protein, with amino-acid sequence MAHKILFLGYDKGRTCLIKELEKHGCTIDQTTEKLDWDKDYNNYNLIVSFGYSHIIPAEFLEKHPRKTINLHISYLPFNRGAHPNFWAFYDGTPHGVTIHEVDQGVDTGDIIYQKKVSFSDEKNFAETYARLISEIEQLFIENIPALLAGDYTPASQQGEGTYHKLSDLPDFDGGWEADIEATISALKMSKGR; translated from the coding sequence ATGGCACATAAAATACTCTTTCTCGGCTACGATAAAGGCCGCACCTGCCTGATAAAAGAGCTGGAAAAACATGGCTGCACGATAGACCAGACCACGGAAAAACTTGATTGGGATAAAGACTACAACAACTACAACCTGATTGTTTCATTCGGTTACAGCCACATAATTCCTGCTGAATTTCTGGAAAAACATCCCCGGAAAACAATCAACCTGCACATCTCCTATCTACCTTTTAACCGTGGAGCGCATCCTAATTTCTGGGCATTTTACGACGGAACGCCCCACGGAGTAACTATCCACGAAGTAGATCAGGGAGTGGACACCGGCGATATTATCTATCAAAAAAAGGTTTCGTTTTCTGATGAAAAGAACTTCGCCGAAACTTATGCACGGTTGATTTCCGAAATCGAACAGCTTTTCATTGAAAATATTCCCGCTTTGCTGGCAGGAGACTACACCCCCGCCTCCCAGCAGGGAGAAGGGACCTATCACAAGCTATCCGATCTGCCGGACTTTGACGGCGGCTGGGAAGCGGATATTGAAGCGACCATTTCAGCATTAAAAATGAGCAAAGGCAGGTAA
- the pseG gene encoding UDP-2,4-diacetamido-2,4,6-trideoxy-beta-L-altropyranose hydrolase, producing the protein MTDNKTASTPKTLLIRADANSSIGIGHVMRCLALAEEWIARGGDAVLAGNISNQALLETITKFGLKFVSIKASYPDSEQDAKQLINIARPLAAGSWIVLDGYFFDAEYQNQIRQAHPNTLVMDDYNHLDEYDCAVLLNQNLGSESIKYRINPDAQILAGVQYTMLRNEFRKAAQNKLENPGNEFNILISMGGADAKNSTATILKALNEVPADMRIKVIAGPANPHLENLYEQARTSVHDIEIKSNVSNMAELIAASDLFIGAGGSSCWEVCCIGRPLIIISTADNQLRIAEQLQAAGAALYLGKDESVQKNEITESVKMLVNDSEIRQNLAQNGHKLVDGNGVSRIIDFLNRA; encoded by the coding sequence GTGACCGATAACAAGACTGCATCAACACCGAAAACCCTGCTGATCCGTGCTGACGCAAACTCAAGCATCGGCATCGGCCATGTCATGCGCTGTCTGGCTTTGGCCGAGGAATGGATCGCCAGAGGCGGGGATGCTGTCCTTGCCGGAAATATTTCAAATCAGGCCCTGCTGGAAACGATCACTAAATTCGGGTTGAAATTCGTATCCATTAAGGCTTCATACCCTGACTCCGAGCAGGATGCAAAGCAGCTGATAAACATAGCGCGCCCCCTTGCCGCTGGCAGTTGGATCGTTCTGGACGGCTATTTTTTCGATGCCGAATACCAAAATCAGATCAGACAAGCACACCCGAATACGCTGGTCATGGATGATTACAATCATCTGGATGAATATGACTGTGCAGTGCTGCTCAACCAAAACCTTGGATCAGAAAGCATCAAGTACAGAATCAATCCTGATGCGCAGATTCTGGCCGGGGTGCAATACACAATGCTGCGTAATGAATTCCGCAAGGCAGCCCAGAACAAACTCGAGAATCCGGGAAATGAATTCAATATCCTGATCAGCATGGGCGGTGCCGACGCCAAAAACAGCACTGCCACCATCCTGAAAGCGTTGAATGAAGTCCCGGCAGACATGCGGATTAAAGTTATTGCCGGACCTGCCAATCCCCATCTTGAGAACCTGTACGAGCAGGCCAGAACTTCTGTCCATGACATTGAAATCAAATCAAATGTCAGCAACATGGCGGAACTGATCGCCGCCAGTGATCTCTTTATCGGGGCCGGAGGCTCTTCCTGCTGGGAAGTCTGCTGCATCGGAAGACCGCTGATCATCATCAGCACCGCCGACAATCAGCTCCGCATCGCCGAGCAATTGCAAGCAGCAGGAGCCGCGCTTTACCTTGGAAAAGATGAATCAGTGCAGAAAAATGAGATAACAGAAAGCGTAAAAATGCTCGTCAATGACTCTGAAATACGGCAGAACCTTGCGCAAAACGGACATAAACTGGTCGACGGAAACGGTGTTTCCCGGATCATAGATTTCTTAAACAGAGCGTAA
- the pseF gene encoding pseudaminic acid cytidylyltransferase has product MNIAIIPARGGSKRIKNKNIKEFAGKPIIYYSIAAALESGLFDKVIVSTDSDSIATVAEECGATVPFRRPEELSDDHTPTAPVLLHAIEWVITNGMKVDNACCIYPTAPFVRYTVLQKGLELLQKNNAHSTFSVTSFPFPIQRALKINDRGYTEMFWPEHENTRSQDLPEAYHDAGQFYWVNCAKFCKNPQLYSNETLPVILPRNLVQDIDTLEDWETAETKFEILKKRDR; this is encoded by the coding sequence ATGAATATCGCGATCATTCCGGCCAGAGGCGGCAGCAAACGCATCAAGAACAAGAATATTAAAGAATTCGCGGGTAAGCCGATTATTTATTATTCAATTGCCGCCGCCCTTGAAAGCGGGCTGTTCGATAAAGTCATTGTCTCCACTGACTCTGACTCAATCGCCACCGTTGCAGAGGAATGCGGGGCAACTGTCCCTTTCCGCCGCCCTGAAGAGCTTTCCGACGACCATACTCCCACAGCCCCGGTGCTGCTGCATGCAATTGAATGGGTCATTACAAACGGCATGAAAGTGGATAACGCTTGCTGCATCTACCCCACTGCGCCCTTTGTTCGCTATACAGTTCTCCAGAAAGGCTTAGAGCTGCTGCAGAAAAACAATGCCCATTCCACATTCTCTGTGACCAGTTTTCCCTTTCCCATTCAACGGGCATTGAAGATCAACGATCGCGGATACACTGAAATGTTCTGGCCGGAACATGAGAATACCCGTTCACAGGATCTGCCAGAAGCATATCATGACGCCGGACAGTTCTACTGGGTAAACTGCGCAAAGTTCTGCAAGAATCCGCAACTATACTCCAATGAAACGCTTCCGGTTATCCTACCCCGCAATCTGGTGCAGGATATTGATACCCTTGAAGACTGGGAAACTGCTGAAACCAAATTCGAAATTTTAAAGAAACGTGACCGATAA
- the pseI gene encoding pseudaminic acid synthase, translating into MSTFSINGRLIGPDHPVYIIAEMSANHNQNFDAAVELIHIAKECGVDAIKLQTYTPDTLTLNCDNEYFKIGKGTLWEGRTLHDLYGEAMTPWEWQPKLKEIADELGLDLFSTPFDATAVDFLEGMDVPVHKIASFEIVDIPLIKRIAATGKPVIMSTGMSTLSEIDEAVSAFRKAGGKELLLLKCTSAYPAPPESMNLKTIQNMQQTFGLPCGLSDHSMGIEIPVAAVALGACVIEKHFIKARSDGGPDSAFSLEAPELKAMVEAIRNAEKALGRVNYQITEKENAGKIFRKSIFISAEAAEGDTISAENIRCVRPGYGLHTRHYEELIGRKFRKAVKAGTPMSWDLVI; encoded by the coding sequence ATGAGCACTTTTTCTATAAACGGACGCCTCATTGGACCGGACCATCCCGTATATATCATTGCCGAAATGTCGGCCAACCATAACCAGAATTTTGATGCCGCAGTGGAACTCATCCACATCGCCAAAGAATGCGGGGTCGATGCAATCAAGTTGCAGACCTACACCCCGGATACGCTGACCCTGAACTGCGACAATGAGTATTTCAAAATCGGCAAGGGAACGCTCTGGGAAGGACGCACCCTGCACGACCTCTACGGCGAAGCTATGACCCCTTGGGAATGGCAGCCGAAACTGAAAGAAATCGCCGATGAGCTGGGACTGGACCTGTTTTCCACTCCTTTTGATGCCACTGCGGTAGACTTTCTGGAAGGAATGGACGTCCCCGTACACAAGATAGCGTCTTTTGAAATCGTTGATATCCCGTTGATCAAAAGAATCGCCGCCACAGGAAAGCCGGTCATCATGTCCACCGGTATGTCCACTTTATCCGAAATTGACGAGGCTGTTTCCGCTTTCCGTAAAGCTGGCGGTAAAGAACTGCTGCTGCTCAAATGCACCAGTGCCTACCCCGCGCCGCCAGAATCCATGAATCTGAAAACAATTCAGAACATGCAGCAGACTTTCGGCCTGCCCTGCGGACTTTCTGACCATTCCATGGGCATTGAAATTCCGGTAGCGGCTGTGGCTCTTGGTGCATGCGTCATTGAAAAACATTTTATAAAAGCCCGCTCCGATGGCGGCCCGGACAGTGCGTTTTCGCTGGAAGCCCCGGAATTAAAAGCAATGGTCGAAGCTATACGCAACGCAGAAAAAGCGTTGGGCAGGGTCAACTACCAGATTACTGAAAAGGAAAACGCCGGGAAAATTTTCCGTAAATCTATTTTCATCAGTGCGGAAGCTGCCGAAGGGGATACAATCAGTGCGGAAAATATCCGCTGCGTCCGACCGGGATACGGACTTCATACCCGCCATTATGAAGAATTGATCGGCAGGAAATTCAGAAAAGCCGTAAAAGCAGGCACACCGATGTCTTGGGATCTAGTAATTTAG
- the pseC gene encoding UDP-4-amino-4,6-dideoxy-N-acetyl-beta-L-altrosamine transaminase — MGASKNIPYGRQCIDEQDLKAVTDALTSGWLTTGPKVAEFEQAVAEISGVAHGVAVNSGTAALHAAMYAFDIKEGDEVIVPPMTFAASANCVAYMKATPVFADVDPETLLIDPDEVEKKITSKTKGIIAVDYAGQPCDYVALRKIADKHGLFLAADACHSIGGSLNGEKVGSLADISLYSFHPVKHMTTGEGGMAVTDNAEYDKRMRIFRNHGITADFRQRDGWFYEMQDLGFNYRITDFQCALGLSQLSRLPEWVARRRELAAMYDREFSDMDGLSPLGKLDGAKHAYHLYVINLQGENRSEKRKQVFSYLREHGLGVQVHYIPVHLHPYYKDNFGTHEGLCPVAEKAYEGLISLPMFPQMEDADVEYVVETVRKALAEV, encoded by the coding sequence ATGGGCGCATCCAAGAATATTCCATATGGCCGCCAGTGCATAGACGAGCAGGATCTCAAAGCAGTTACCGACGCTTTGACTTCCGGCTGGCTGACCACAGGTCCTAAAGTTGCGGAATTTGAACAGGCTGTAGCTGAAATATCCGGTGTCGCCCACGGCGTGGCTGTCAACAGCGGTACCGCGGCCCTGCATGCGGCCATGTACGCATTTGATATTAAGGAAGGGGATGAGGTGATCGTCCCCCCCATGACCTTTGCGGCCTCCGCCAACTGCGTGGCCTACATGAAAGCGACCCCGGTCTTCGCCGATGTCGACCCCGAGACACTGCTCATCGACCCGGACGAGGTGGAAAAGAAGATCACTTCCAAGACCAAAGGTATCATAGCTGTGGATTATGCAGGGCAGCCCTGCGACTACGTTGCCTTACGCAAAATTGCCGACAAGCATGGCCTCTTTCTGGCCGCAGACGCTTGCCATTCCATCGGCGGCAGCCTGAATGGAGAAAAAGTAGGTTCACTGGCAGACATTTCCTTGTACAGCTTCCATCCGGTCAAACACATGACCACCGGGGAAGGCGGCATGGCCGTGACCGACAACGCCGAATATGACAAACGCATGCGTATTTTCCGCAACCACGGTATAACTGCTGATTTCAGGCAGCGTGACGGCTGGTTTTATGAAATGCAGGACCTCGGCTTCAACTATCGCATCACTGATTTTCAGTGCGCACTGGGATTAAGCCAGCTTTCCAGACTCCCGGAATGGGTTGCCAGACGGCGTGAACTAGCCGCAATGTATGACCGCGAATTCTCGGATATGGACGGTCTTTCCCCCCTTGGCAAACTGGACGGAGCAAAGCACGCCTACCATCTTTACGTGATCAACCTGCAAGGCGAAAACCGCAGTGAAAAGCGGAAACAGGTTTTCAGCTACCTGCGTGAACACGGTCTCGGCGTACAGGTCCATTACATCCCGGTCCATCTGCACCCCTACTACAAAGACAATTTCGGAACCCATGAGGGGCTTTGCCCGGTCGCGGAGAAAGCATACGAGGGACTGATTTCCCTGCCCATGTTTCCCCAAATGGAAGATGCAGACGTTGAATACGTGGTTGAAACAGTCAGGAAAGCTCTCGCCGAGGTTTAA
- a CDS encoding NAD-dependent epimerase/dehydratase family protein, which translates to MNNAKILITGGAGAIGLNLIERLLKAGAGQIMVIDNLSSGYKNYLPDDSRIAFIKADIGEIDSYGKEMNEFKPDYVFHLAAHFANQNSVDHPFKDVQANIIGTMNLLEICKKNKGLKKFVYTSSSCVYGNAAIMSEEDYIYPHETPYAINKYTAELYVKYYASMYMIPAVSIRVFNTYGPYEPHGPYRNVIPNFIVRAIKGEPLYITGDGTETRDFTFVGNTAQLLTLAALSEVSDGDIFNGGTGKPTQIIDLAKMIIEYTGSSSEIVFKERRNWDAVKDRLSDISKSWKVLGYEPEVPLAEGLKTTVDWYMNDYEIED; encoded by the coding sequence AGGTGCCATCGGACTCAACTTGATTGAAAGGCTGCTGAAAGCCGGAGCCGGCCAGATTATGGTTATCGACAACCTGTCTTCCGGTTACAAAAACTACCTGCCGGATGACAGCCGTATTGCTTTTATTAAAGCCGATATCGGGGAAATAGATTCCTACGGCAAGGAAATGAACGAATTCAAACCTGACTACGTCTTTCATCTGGCGGCCCATTTCGCCAACCAGAATTCCGTTGACCATCCCTTCAAGGATGTGCAGGCTAATATCATCGGCACCATGAACCTGCTGGAGATCTGCAAGAAGAATAAGGGGCTTAAAAAATTCGTCTATACCTCTTCCTCATGTGTATACGGCAATGCCGCCATCATGAGCGAGGAAGACTATATTTATCCCCACGAAACACCATACGCCATCAACAAATACACTGCCGAACTGTATGTCAAATACTACGCTTCCATGTACATGATTCCGGCAGTATCCATCAGGGTGTTCAACACTTACGGTCCTTATGAACCGCATGGTCCCTACCGCAATGTAATCCCCAATTTCATTGTCCGGGCCATCAAGGGCGAACCGCTCTACATCACAGGTGACGGCACTGAAACCCGTGATTTCACATTCGTGGGCAACACCGCCCAGCTGCTGACCCTTGCTGCCCTTTCCGAAGTTTCGGACGGGGATATTTTCAACGGCGGGACAGGCAAACCGACCCAGATCATAGATCTGGCAAAGATGATCATCGAATATACCGGATCATCATCTGAAATCGTGTTCAAGGAAAGACGGAACTGGGATGCGGTTAAAGACCGCCTCTCCGACATTTCCAAATCATGGAAAGTCCTCGGGTACGAACCGGAAGTCCCCCTTGCGGAAGGTCTGAAGACCACCGTGGACTGGTACATGAATGATTACGAGATTGAAGACTAA
- a CDS encoding radical SAM protein has protein sequence MKAIFKDSFSIFIRKDSALEQLLYVYNSKFRFKKLMNIFSSKLNRYIKYTGRLPYYPTQVSIEPTTACNYRCPSCFHGIEGGKEHLKKRDRFMDFDKYKKFIDEIHEHVWMISLTGCGESFLHPNIYEMLGYASEKGLAVTLENNGSAFDPEKLAATEINKIHFGVDCTTQDSYAKYRIGGNIEKVLEKVTSYCEILESRKERPAVHLRFLVNKYTEDDAGKLEEIFSRFDFVKVYYDAFIVPSPDLETLMKFPSTTTLEKFEEWHPRKMGQYNIYRYDKKTDSMRDMNLLNDPAGTCPGVYGGAMLNTDGSIYPCCVAHSAMPQELCYGNAFEQGFFETWNSKKARTFRGNYKKNKGSYGFCEHCPSGRG, from the coding sequence ATGAAAGCCATTTTTAAAGACAGCTTTTCCATATTCATCAGGAAAGATTCAGCCTTGGAACAGCTGCTCTATGTATACAATTCCAAGTTCAGGTTTAAGAAATTGATGAATATTTTTTCATCAAAATTAAACCGTTACATAAAGTATACAGGCCGCCTGCCCTATTACCCCACACAGGTTTCCATTGAACCGACCACAGCCTGCAACTACCGCTGCCCCTCCTGCTTTCACGGAATTGAAGGCGGCAAGGAACATTTGAAAAAAAGGGACCGCTTCATGGATTTCGATAAATACAAGAAATTTATCGACGAAATCCATGAACATGTCTGGATGATCTCCCTCACCGGATGCGGGGAAAGCTTTCTGCACCCGAACATATATGAAATGCTTGGCTATGCCTCGGAAAAAGGGCTGGCAGTGACTCTTGAAAATAACGGCAGTGCCTTTGATCCTGAAAAACTGGCCGCCACCGAGATCAACAAAATCCACTTTGGCGTAGATTGCACCACTCAGGACAGCTACGCCAAATACAGAATCGGTGGAAACATCGAGAAGGTGCTGGAAAAAGTCACTAGCTATTGCGAAATACTTGAATCAAGAAAAGAACGCCCGGCTGTCCACCTTCGTTTTTTGGTCAACAAATACACTGAAGACGATGCCGGAAAGCTGGAAGAGATCTTCAGTAGATTTGATTTCGTCAAAGTCTACTACGATGCTTTCATCGTCCCCAGTCCGGATCTGGAAACACTCATGAAATTTCCCTCCACAACTACTCTGGAAAAATTCGAAGAGTGGCATCCCCGCAAAATGGGTCAGTATAATATTTATCGATACGACAAAAAAACTGACTCAATGCGTGACATGAACCTACTGAATGACCCTGCAGGAACCTGCCCCGGAGTTTACGGTGGAGCCATGCTGAATACAGACGGATCAATCTATCCCTGCTGCGTTGCACACTCGGCCATGCCGCAGGAGCTTTGCTACGGGAACGCTTTTGAGCAGGGCTTCTTTGAAACGTGGAACAGCAAAAAAGCGCGTACATTCCGCGGCAATTACAAAAAGAACAAAGGCAGCTACGGATTCTGTGAACACTGTCCCAGCGGACGGGGATAA
- a CDS encoding polysaccharide deacetylase family protein, which produces MIWGPLLRPYKNRYAARLMRELVHRTDPAGYFISYMSKQQNPLAGAAYTLTFDFDFEKDIEAFPYLLDMLKKYDIQAGLAVIGKFVEKYPDIHKRAVDEGHEIINHTYTHPDNPHWAPDRFFNKLSYEEQKEEAAKAHEVFSRILGVECIGFRTPHYGNLHTESVYPILAELGYKYSSSTAACGYKGYAAPSLHSHGITEIPTGCSLNFPLAIFDSWNMLRKTNPFLGDDELFKKEFSETIKVVAEKGLYLTHYFDPYDIINSNKLEHILLTLASNEISTINYRDLFK; this is translated from the coding sequence ATGATCTGGGGCCCGCTCCTGAGACCATATAAAAACCGCTATGCCGCACGGCTGATGCGCGAATTAGTGCACCGGACCGATCCGGCAGGTTATTTCATAAGCTACATGTCCAAGCAGCAGAATCCGCTGGCCGGTGCCGCTTACACCCTGACCTTTGATTTTGACTTTGAAAAGGACATTGAAGCATTTCCCTACCTGCTGGATATGCTTAAAAAATATGATATTCAGGCAGGGCTGGCGGTCATCGGTAAGTTTGTGGAAAAGTACCCTGATATCCACAAAAGGGCTGTTGATGAAGGACATGAAATCATCAACCACACCTACACCCACCCGGATAACCCGCATTGGGCGCCGGATCGCTTTTTCAATAAGCTCAGCTATGAAGAGCAGAAGGAAGAAGCCGCCAAAGCCCACGAAGTTTTCTCCCGGATTCTTGGCGTGGAATGCATAGGGTTCAGGACTCCGCACTATGGAAACCTGCATACCGAAAGCGTCTACCCCATACTCGCCGAGCTGGGCTACAAGTACAGCAGCTCCACTGCTGCCTGCGGCTACAAAGGCTACGCTGCCCCGTCACTGCATTCCCATGGAATCACAGAGATTCCCACCGGGTGCAGCCTTAACTTTCCGCTGGCTATTTTCGATTCGTGGAACATGCTGCGTAAGACCAATCCATTCCTCGGTGACGACGAACTGTTCAAAAAGGAATTCTCGGAAACAATCAAAGTCGTGGCTGAAAAAGGACTCTACCTGACCCACTACTTCGACCCTTATGACATAATAAACAGCAATAAATTAGAGCACATACTTTTAACTCTAGCTTCAAACGAGATCAGCACCATCAACTACCGGGACCTTTTTAAATAG